In the genome of Tsukamurella paurometabola DSM 20162, the window CGCGTAGCCCTGGCCGTCGAGCTGATCCTGCGCCGGCTTGCTCGCGGCGACCTTGAGGAAGGTCTTGATGCCCTTGGCGAGCTCGGCGTCCGAGTACTTCGAGCACACGATCTCATAGGTGGCCAGGACGATCGGGTACGCCCCGGCGGCCGTCGGCTTGTAGAAGCCCTCGGTGTCGATGACGAGGTCCTTGCTGCCCGGGTTCTTGAACTTGGCGGCCTCGATGGTCTTGGCGACCGACTCGCTCGAGAGCTTCACGGCCTCGGGGCCGGCGGAGGTGATGATGTTCGCGACCTGCAGCTTCTGCGCCTTGGCGAAGCTCCACTCGGCGTAGGTGATGGTGCCCTCGGCCTTGTTCACGGTGGCCGCGACGGCGGCGTTGCCGCTGGCGCCCTGGCCGGTGCCGCCCTTGAAGGCCTTGCCCTTCTTATCGGCGGACCACTCGGCGGGCGCGGCCGAACCGAGGTACTTCTGGAAGTTCTCGGTGGTGCCCGACTCATCGGAGCGGAAGACCACGGTGATCGGCAGGTCGGGCAGCGTGGCGCCCTTGTTCTCCTCGGCGATCTCGGGGGCGTTCCACGTGGTGATCGCACCGCTGAAGATCTTCGCCAGCGTCGGGGCCGACAGGTTCACGGCGACGTCACCGGGCAGCTTGTAGGCCACGGCGATCGGGCCGAAGACGAGCGGTAGGTTCAGGGCGGGCGCGCCGCACTTCTCCTCCGCCTTCTTGGCCTGGTCGGCGTTCAGCGGCGAGTCGGATCCGCCGAAATTGGTCAGGCCGGAGGTGAACTCGGTGATGCCCTGGCCCGAGCCGTTGCCGCTGTAGTCGACGTTGGCGCCGGAGCAGTCCTGGGCGAAGGTGTTCTTGAAGACCGTCATGGCGTTGGCCTGCGCGGTCGAGCCGCTGCCCTTGAGCTGCAGCTTGCCGTCGCACTGCACGCCGGAGCCGCCGGCGGCGGCGGAGCTGCCGGACGCGCCGCTCGACTCCTCGCTGCCACAGGCACTGAGGGTCAGGGTCAGGGCTGCGCCCGCGGCCACGGCCGCGATGGTTCCACGCTTGAAGTTCACCGAGTTCCTCCGGTTAGGGGTCATGACGGATGCACCACGATGCGGGTGTTGCCTCGAACCTAGGGACACCGGGTGTCCGATTCGGGTGTGCGCGGTGAACGAACAGGAAACAGCGCCGGTCGACTGGCTTACGAGTGCGCGTACGCGACATGTCTTTCGTGTTCCGAAAAACCTAGTTTTGTGTACGTGTGCAGGGCCGCAGCGTTATCGCCCTCCACGTACAGCTCGACGGTATCGAGTTTGCGATCCGCCAGATAATGCAGGCCAACGGAGGTCAACAGGCGCCCGAGACCACGTCCCTGTCCCTCCGGTGCGACCGCTACGACGTACACCTCACCGAGTCCGGTGGCCGGGTCGGCGACCTTGGTCCAGTGGAAACCCAGCAGCCGCCCGTCGGCTTCGTCCGACCCGCTCCCACTGCCGATGGCGAGGAACAGGCCCGCCGGATCGAACCAGTCGGCGCCGGTCCGTTCCGCGATCTGCTCGGGCCCCCAGCCGCCCTGTTCGGGATGCCACGCGAAGGCGGCGTTGTTCACGGCCAGCAGCGCGGTGTCGTCGGCCGGGCCGGCGTAGGTGCGCACCGTCACCCCGTCCGGGGCCGACGGCGCCGGGTCGAGGTCGGCCAGAGGGCGGCGCAGGTTGAGCAGGGTGCGCACGGGGGTCAGGCCGAGCCGCGCGGCGACGGCGCGGGCGGGCGTCAGATCGCCGTGCGCCCACACTGTCGCGCCCGCCCCGGCCACGTCGAGCGCGGTGGCCACGAGCTCGCGGCCCAGGCCTCGTCCGCGGTGCGACGGTGCCACCACGGCCTCCACGGCGCCGGGCCCGCCGGCGGGCGGGATCACGATGCCGGCGTAGCCACCCTCGGCGACCACATGCGGACCGGGGCCGGCGACGCCGAGACGGAACTGTTCGGAAAGGGGGCCGATTCCGTCGGCCGCCTGGGCCTCGGCGACGAGTGCGAGCACCGCCCCGGGATCGGCGACGGGTCCGTGCACCACCTCGGCCATCAGGCCTCCTCGGCTTCCTCGTACTCCTCGCCGGTGTCATCGCCGCGGTCGTTCTTTCCACGGGCGGGCCGCACGGCCTTGTAGCCCACGTTACGAACCGTGCCGATCATGCCCTCGTGCTCGGCGCCGAGCTTGGCGCGCAGGCGCCGCACGTGCACATCGACGGTGCGGGTGCCGCCGAAGAAGTCATAGCCCCACACCTCCTGCAGCAATTGGGCGCGGGTGAACACGCGGCCCACGTTCTGCGCGAGGAACTTCAGGAGTTCGAACTCCTTGTAGGTCAGGTCGAGCGGCTTGCCGCGCAGCCTCGCGGTGTAGGTGCCCTCGTCGATGAGCAGTTCGCCGAGCGTGATCTTGTCGGCCACCTCGTCCTCGGCGCCGCCGATGCGCCGCCCGGCGACCAGCCGCAGGCGCGCGTCGATCTCCGCGGGGCCGGTGGCCGGAAGGAGGAAGTCGTCGAGACCCCAGTCGGCGTTCGCCGCCACCAGACCGCCCTCGGTGAGCACCGCGACCACCGGGATCTGTCCGCCACCGGTGGTGCCGAGCAGCCGGCACAGACCGCGGGCCGCCACCAGATCGGTGCGGGCATCGACCAGCGCGACGTCGGCCGGACCCACCTCGAGCAGCGAGGAGACGTCTGCGGCCAGCGGGCGCACGGTGTGCGCGAGCAGCGACAGCGCGGGTAACACTCCGTCCGGATTCGGGTCGGACGTGAGCAGGATGAGATCCAACGAGCCCTCCCCGGTGCATGACGGCGGACGAAACAACAGGTGTCAGAATAGCGGTGGTCAGGGCACGGTGCGTGGACGGAGTGCCCGGACGCGGTTCGGGACGACGAGAGGCACGGTGTGGCGCAGGTATCGGGGCGGTCCTGGATTCGGCGCGGACTCATCGCACTGGCCGTACTGGTGGTGGCTCTGTTCCTCGCGGAACTGGGCACGGCGGCGACCGCCGAGTACCGGCTCTCCCGAGAACTGCGCGCGGCCGCCGACCTCGATTCCGATCCCGAGGTCACCGTCGGCGGGTTCCCGTACCTCACCTCGGGCGGGCACCACCCGAAGCTGACGATCGCGGTTCCTTCGCAGGTGGGCGACCCGAAGGATCCGAAGAAGGCGCGCATCGAGGCGGAACTGACCGCCGTGGATCTCCCCGGGGCGGTGCTGCCGACCTTCACCGCTGATACTCCGATCCGCGCGGGACACATCGAGTCGCGGGTACGGCTCGATCAGAAGACCTTCGGCCGGTACCTGGGCATCGTCGATCTCCAGGTGCACACTCCGGCACCGAAGCGGGCCGGTGCGGGCAGTCCGGCGGACGGCTATGTGAAGTCGGCCACGGGCGTGGTGCTGACGGGCGAGATCCCGCTGCCGACGCCGCAGCAACCCGCACGCACGGTGCTGATCTCGGTGGCGGCGGACTTCTCGGCGGTGGGTCAGGCGATCCACGTGCAGGCGACGCGGATCTACACCGGCCCGGAGGACCATGCGAAGGCCGATCTCCTGCCCGGGGAGGAACCAGCGGTACTGGCGGCCTTCACCCGCACGCTGCCCGCGA includes:
- the pstS gene encoding phosphate ABC transporter substrate-binding protein PstS; this encodes MTPNRRNSVNFKRGTIAAVAAGAALTLTLSACGSEESSGASGSSAAAGGSGVQCDGKLQLKGSGSTAQANAMTVFKNTFAQDCSGANVDYSGNGSGQGITEFTSGLTNFGGSDSPLNADQAKKAEEKCGAPALNLPLVFGPIAVAYKLPGDVAVNLSAPTLAKIFSGAITTWNAPEIAEENKGATLPDLPITVVFRSDESGTTENFQKYLGSAAPAEWSADKKGKAFKGGTGQGASGNAAVAATVNKAEGTITYAEWSFAKAQKLQVANIITSAGPEAVKLSSESVAKTIEAAKFKNPGSKDLVIDTEGFYKPTAAGAYPIVLATYEIVCSKYSDAELAKGIKTFLKVAASKPAQDQLDGQGYAPIPDSFRTTLLASVDSIQ
- the mshD gene encoding mycothiol synthase; the protein is MAEVVHGPVADPGAVLALVAEAQAADGIGPLSEQFRLGVAGPGPHVVAEGGYAGIVIPPAGGPGAVEAVVAPSHRGRGLGRELVATALDVAGAGATVWAHGDLTPARAVAARLGLTPVRTLLNLRRPLADLDPAPSAPDGVTVRTYAGPADDTALLAVNNAAFAWHPEQGGWGPEQIAERTGADWFDPAGLFLAIGSGSGSDEADGRLLGFHWTKVADPATGLGEVYVVAVAPEGQGRGLGRLLTSVGLHYLADRKLDTVELYVEGDNAAALHTYTKLGFSEHERHVAYAHS
- a CDS encoding LmeA family phospholipid-binding protein; protein product: MAQVSGRSWIRRGLIALAVLVVALFLAELGTAATAEYRLSRELRAAADLDSDPEVTVGGFPYLTSGGHHPKLTIAVPSQVGDPKDPKKARIEAELTAVDLPGAVLPTFTADTPIRAGHIESRVRLDQKTFGRYLGIVDLQVHTPAPKRAGAGSPADGYVKSATGVVLTGEIPLPTPQQPARTVLISVAADFSAVGQAIHVQATRIYTGPEDHAKADLLPGEEPAVLAAFTRTLPAMALPFAVAATGARGENADVVLLGEADDVTVTPGGFYRPAA
- a CDS encoding winged helix-turn-helix transcriptional regulator, whose translation is MDLILLTSDPNPDGVLPALSLLAHTVRPLAADVSSLLEVGPADVALVDARTDLVAARGLCRLLGTTGGGQIPVVAVLTEGGLVAANADWGLDDFLLPATGPAEIDARLRLVAGRRIGGAEDEVADKITLGELLIDEGTYTARLRGKPLDLTYKEFELLKFLAQNVGRVFTRAQLLQEVWGYDFFGGTRTVDVHVRRLRAKLGAEHEGMIGTVRNVGYKAVRPARGKNDRGDDTGEEYEEAEEA